One Lycium barbarum isolate Lr01 chromosome 5, ASM1917538v2, whole genome shotgun sequence genomic window carries:
- the LOC132639718 gene encoding uncharacterized protein LOC132639718 gives MRIDLNEKIVDSSSFSELLVHAEKKNQIPAVKNQNQLAIQSKIPHPNSNLQDIVSHKVSQIEIQEVSKGIQQVEENKGMEDRGNNIHKVAKEAGLSPKALAKSGKKQKVQEVTQTKRTSKRTASSKDCRYLQKYKRRLGIEAAISNTNDKICVFVEATVQWEVLMDEDQQITLKIHHQDIEKDIIVSFVYAKCDEGERLALWDDMYQIASSMNLPWMIGEDFNVILSEEEKLGGTPVTLNECEDFAFCVNSYDLFDMGFKGSPYTWWNGRAAEDYIFKRLDIIMVNSQYREVFSQIEVEHLTRTGSDHSPMLLSCGEATINLKKPFRFLNFWTQHESFQEVVKQHWQTGFVVKVKEQLFEEDPSIINIVVLQKAQAELKKYLNIEEQYWKQKAGVTWFIEGDRNTNFFHNHVNGKRKKLHLNRIQNDNGVWLETVDQILKEAVKFFRYQFTQEGDTQDFEILQHVPAMHCWDIGGNDVHAVVLAFFDGKELPKSITHTNLVLIPKKQSVRTFSDMRPISLSNFINKVISRAIHDRLESIIPSLISSNQSGFVKGRSIFENILLTQEIVSDIRIRGKPANVVIKLDMAKTYDRVS, from the exons ATGAGGATTGACTTAAATGAAAAGATTGTTGATAGTTCTTCATTTTCAGAGTTGCTGGTTCATGCTGAAAAGAAGAATCAAATACCTGCAGTTAAAAATCAGAATCAGTTAGCTATACAGTCCAAGATACCACATCCTAACTCTAATCTTCAGGACATTGTATCTCACAAAGTATCTCAAATTGAAATTCAAGAAGTTTCAAAGGGAATTCAGCAGGTAGAGGAGAATAAAGGAATGGAAGACAGAGGCAACAACATCCATAAAGTAGCTAAAGAAGCTGGTTTATCACCAAAGGCTCTAGCTAAGAGTGGAAAGAAACAAAAAGTTCAGGAGGTCACTCAGACCAAGAGAACTTCAAAGAGGACAGCTTCTTCAAAG GACTGTAGATATTTGCAAAAATACAAAAGGAGACTTGGCATAGAGGCTGCTATTTCTAATACGAATGATAAGATTTGTGTTTTTGTGGAGGCTACAGTACAATGGGAAGTCTTAATGGATGAAGATCAACAGATCACCTTGAAGATTCATCACCAAGACATAGAGAAAGATATCATAGTTTCTTTTGTTTATGCCAAGTGTGATGAGGGAGAGAGACTAGCATTGTGGGATGACATGTATCAAATTGCAAGTTCCATGAACTTGCCATGGATGATAGGAGaagattttaatgttattctaTCAGAAGAGGAGAAACTTGGGGGTACACCTGTAACTCTGAATGAATGTGAGGATTTTGCATTTTGTGTAAATTCTTATGACTTATTTGACATGGGATTTAAAGGAAGTCCatacacttggtggaatggtagagcagCAGAAGACTATATTTTTAAAAGATTGGACATAATAATGGTAAATTCCCAATATCGGGAAGTATTTTCTCAAATTGAAGTGGAACATTTAACTAGAACTGGATCTGATCATTCCCCTATGTTATTATCTTGTGGAGAAGCAACTATCAACCTGAAGAAACCTTTTAGGTTTTTGAATTTCTGGACTCaacatgagtcttttcaggagGTGGTCAAGCAGCACTGGCAGACAGGATTT GTGGTTAAGGTGAAGGAACAATTGTTTGAAGAAGACCCTAGCATAATCAATATAGTTGTGCTTCAAAAGGCACAAGCAGAATTGAAGAAGTACTTAAATATTGAAGAGCAGTATTGGAAGCAGAAGGCTGGGGTTACTTGGTTCATTGAAGGAGACAGAAATACTAATTTTTTCCATAATCATGTTAATGGCAAGAGGAAAAAATTACATTTGAACAGAATTCAGAATGATAATGGGGTGTGGCTGGAAACAGTGGATCAAATTTTGAAGGAAGCAGTCAAGTTTTTCAGATATCAGTTCACACAAGAGGGAGATACTCAAGATTTTGAAATCCTCCAACATGTCCCTGCAATG CATTGTTGGGATATTGGAGGTAATGATGTTCATGCTGTAGTTTTGGCTTTCTTTGATGGTAAAGAACTTCCTAAATCCATCACCCATACAAACCTGGTTCTAATTCCTAAGAAACAGTCTGTGCGAACATTCTCAGATATGAGACCTATCAGCTTGTCTAATTTCATTAATAAGGTGATTTCAAGGGCCATACATGACAGATTGGAAAGCATTATCCCTTCATTGATATCTTCAAATCAATCAGGCTTTGTAAAAGGTAGGAGCATATTTGAGAATATATTACTCACTCAGGAGATAGTCTCAGATATCAGGATAAGGGGAAAGCCTGCAAATGTGGTTATTAAATTGGATATGGCCAAGACTTATGACAGAGTTTCTTAG